A genomic segment from Scomber japonicus isolate fScoJap1 chromosome 11, fScoJap1.pri, whole genome shotgun sequence encodes:
- the rpl8 gene encoding 60S ribosomal protein L8, with amino-acid sequence MGRVIRGQRKGAGSVFKAHVKHRKGAAKLRHIDFAERHGYIKGIVKDIIHDPGRGAPLAKVAFRDPYRFKKRTELFIAAEGIHTGQFIYCGKKAQLNIGNVLPVGTMPEGTIICCLEEKPGDRGKLARASGNYATVISHNPETRKSRVKLPSGSKKVIASANRAVVGVVAGGGRIDKPILKAGRAYHKYKAKRNCWPRVRGVAMNPVEHPFGGGNHQHIGKPSTIRRDAPAGRKVGLIAARRTGRLRGTKTVQEKEN; translated from the exons ATGGGACGTGTGATCAGGGGACAGAGAAAAGGTGCGGGCTCCGTGTTCAAAGCCCACGTCAAGCACAGAAAAGGTGCTGCTAAACTCCGTCACATCGACTTCGCTGAACGTCATGGTTACATCAAGGGGATTGTGAAG GATATCATCCATGACCCCGGCCGTGGCGCCCCCCTGGCCAAAGTAGCCTTCCGTGACCCCTACCGCTTCAAGAAGAGGACAGAACTCTTCATCGCAGCTGAGGGCATCCACACTGGACAGTTCATCTACTGCGGCAAGAAGG CTCAGCTCAACATCGGCAATGTCCTGCCTGTTGGCACAATGCCCGAGGGAACCATCATCTGCTGTCTGGAGGAGAAGCCTGGTGACAGAGGCAAGCTGGCCCGCGCTTCAGGAAACTACGCCACAGTCATCTCCCACAACCCTGAGACCAGGAAGTCCAGAGTTAAGCTGCCCTCAGGCTCCAAGAAAGTGATCGCCTCTGCCAACAGAGCCGTCGTCG GTGTGGTTGCTGGAGGTGGTCGTATTGACAAGCCTATCCTGAAGGCTGGTCGTGCCTACCACAAGTACAAGGCCAAGAGGAACTGCTGGCCACGTGTCCGTGGTGTGGCTATGAAC cctgtTGAGCATCCCTTCGGTGGTGGTAACCATCAGCATATTGGCAAACCCTCAACAATCAGGAGGGATGCACCTGCTGGTCGCAAGGTCGGTCTTATTGCTGCCCGTCGTACAGGCAGACTGCGCGGAACAAAGACCGTCCAGGAGAAGGAGAACTAA